In Pangasianodon hypophthalmus isolate fPanHyp1 chromosome 3, fPanHyp1.pri, whole genome shotgun sequence, a single genomic region encodes these proteins:
- the dtx4b gene encoding E3 ubiquitin-protein ligase DTX1 isoform X2, whose product MSRMNGLPDACFNRLLLTPLNRRCHHENETEIFTQMLLFLSLVCYKLSKCTLRPVRRSFYDPTSAPGQGWLWEWENDAGSWTPYDMEVCIALQAARDRQQPWLDLAPLGFCYLVDFQSMTQINQQTQRRRRIQRRSDMAYPLVSGPLPKASQGWGAGPGGAAGGGGTSGGGSTGALLGVGVSGSSSSGNGGPLYPSGTLSMSSLSPPGQPCACQQCMLVLSVKANSMASQTLGRRLPPTKALSPKSSRGTLPYSSTTSSISNSYSQTLPHGLSLNRSLSQEPKNAAAFAQSLSMLTSNTATLSLSSNRPPPPSLPPPPPPPASHQQSLSMPNCTSTTSSPSVPTATLITVATSSTSCSSTSSASTAVPPQRSAACAAPLPPRASLAGLSRPALQRIAMAQSRALIASGVPTVPVKNLNGSSPIHPALAGITGILMSAAGLPVCLTRPPKLVLHPPPVSKSDIKPIPGLGHCCRKTTKKQARKGKTPEEVVKRYLQKVRNPPEEDCTICMEPLAGPSGYKGPGVGAVSRAESVGRLTQCGHQYHLQCLVAMYNNGNKDGSLQCPTCKTIYGVKTGNQPPGKMEYHVIPHSLPGHPDCKTIRIIYNIPPGIQGSEHPNPGKPFTARGFPRHCYLPDSEKGRKVLRLLLVAWDRRLIFSVGTSSTTGESDTVIWNEIHHKTEFGSNLTGHGYPDPGYLDNVLEELKAQGMTEEDGQQL is encoded by the exons GTACTTTAAGGCCAGTACGTAGAAGTTTCTATGACCCCACTTCAGCACCAGGTCAGGGTTGGCTGTGGGAGTGGGAGAATGATGCGGGTTCTTGGACACCATATGACATGGAGGTGTGCATCGCCCTGCAGGCGGCACGGGATCGCCAACAGCCATGGTTGGATCTGGCACCGCTTGGCTTCTGCTACCTCGTGGACTTTCAAAGTATGACTCAGATCAATCAGCAAACACAGAGGCGCCGCCGCATCCAGAGACGCTCAGACATGGCCTATCCACTCGTCTCTGGGCCATTGCCGAAAGCCTCCCAAGGTTGGGGTGCTGGGCCTGGAGGGGCAGCTGGTGGTGGAGGCACTTCAGGTGGAGGTTCAACTGGAGCACTTCTGGGAGTTGGAGTTTCTGGATCTAGCTCAAGTGGAAATGGTGGTCCACTCTACCCTAGTGGAACACTTTCAATGTCATCTCTTTCCCCTCCTGGACAGCCGTGTGCCTGCCAACAGTGCATGCTTGTCTTGAGTGTGAAAGCAAATAGCATGGCATCACAAACCCTAGGACGAAGACTGCCACCCACAAAAGCACTCAGTCCTAAATCCAGCCGAGGGACACTTCCATACTCCTCTACAACCTCATCCATATCAAATTCATACTCACAAACACTTCCTCATGGGCTGTCCTTGAACCGCTCTCTCTCACAAGAGCCCAAGAATGCTGCTGCTTTTGCTCAGTCTTTGTCCATGCTCACCTCAAACACTGCCACTCTTTCACTGTCCTCCAATCGCCCCCCTCCTCCATCTTTGCCCCCTCCGCCACCTCCACCAGCATCCCATCAGCAGTCTTTATCCATGCCAAACTGCACCTCAACAACATCATCTCCATCAGTGCCAACTGCAACACTCATCACTGTGGCTACAAGCAGCACGTCATGTTCATCCACATCATCAGCATCAACAGCCGTTCCACCTCAGCGTTCTGCAGCCTGTGCCGCTCCTTTGCCTCCTCGTGCCAGTCTGGCAGGGCTGAGCCGGCCAGCGCTACAAAGAATTGCTATGGCACAATCCCGGGCACTCATCGCGTCTGG AGTTCCAACAGTGCCAGTGAAGAACCTCAATGGTTCCAGTCCCATCCATCCAGCTTTAGCAG GAATCACAGGTATTCTGATGAGTGCAGCAGGGCTGCCTGTGTGTTTGACTCGTCCTCCTAAACTGGTGCTGCACCCTCCTCCTGTCAGCAAGAGTGACATCAAACCCATCCCTGGTCTTGGACACTGTTGCCGGAAAACCACCAAAAAACAGGCTCGCAAAG GCAAGACTCCAGAGGAGGTAGTGAAGAGGTACCTACAGAAAGTCAGGAATCCTCCTGAAGAG GACTGCACTATCTGTATGGAGCCTTTGGCTGGCCCCTCTGGTTATAAAGGCCCAGGTGTGGGTGCTGTGTCCCGCGCAGAGTCAGTGGGTCGACTGACACAGTGCGGCCATCAGTACCATCTGCAGTGCCTTGTAGCCATGTACAACAATGGCAACAAAGACGGCAGCTTGCAGTGTCCCACATGCAAGACGATCTATGGTGTGAAGACGGGCAACCAACCACCTGGGAAGATGGAGTACCACGTCATTCCTCACTCACTCCCAGGACACCCTGACTGCAAAACTATTCGCATAATATACAACATACCCCCTGGCATACAG gGCTCTGAGCACCCAAACCCAGGAAAACCTTTCACTGCAAGAGGATTTCCGCGCCACTGCTATCTTCCAGACAGTGAGAAAGGACGGAAG GTGTTGAGACTTTTATTGGTAGCATGGGACAGGAGGCTGATCTTCTCAGTGGGTACGTCTAGCACCACGGGCGAGTCAGACACAGTCATCTGGAATGAGATCCACCATAAAACCGAGTTTGGCTCCAACCTTACAGGCCATGGCTACCCTGACCCCGGCTACCTGGATAATGTGTTGGAGGAGCTGAAGGCCCAAGGCATGACAGAGGAGGATGGACAGCAGCTGTGA
- the dtx4b gene encoding E3 ubiquitin-protein ligase DTX1 isoform X1, translated as MDTMLLASAAVVWEWLNEHGRWRPYSPAVSHHIEAVIRSESRGGSVVLGQADSRLSPYIIDLQSMHQFRQDTGTLRPVRRSFYDPTSAPGQGWLWEWENDAGSWTPYDMEVCIALQAARDRQQPWLDLAPLGFCYLVDFQSMTQINQQTQRRRRIQRRSDMAYPLVSGPLPKASQGWGAGPGGAAGGGGTSGGGSTGALLGVGVSGSSSSGNGGPLYPSGTLSMSSLSPPGQPCACQQCMLVLSVKANSMASQTLGRRLPPTKALSPKSSRGTLPYSSTTSSISNSYSQTLPHGLSLNRSLSQEPKNAAAFAQSLSMLTSNTATLSLSSNRPPPPSLPPPPPPPASHQQSLSMPNCTSTTSSPSVPTATLITVATSSTSCSSTSSASTAVPPQRSAACAAPLPPRASLAGLSRPALQRIAMAQSRALIASGVPTVPVKNLNGSSPIHPALAGITGILMSAAGLPVCLTRPPKLVLHPPPVSKSDIKPIPGLGHCCRKTTKKQARKGKTPEEVVKRYLQKVRNPPEEDCTICMEPLAGPSGYKGPGVGAVSRAESVGRLTQCGHQYHLQCLVAMYNNGNKDGSLQCPTCKTIYGVKTGNQPPGKMEYHVIPHSLPGHPDCKTIRIIYNIPPGIQGSEHPNPGKPFTARGFPRHCYLPDSEKGRKVLRLLLVAWDRRLIFSVGTSSTTGESDTVIWNEIHHKTEFGSNLTGHGYPDPGYLDNVLEELKAQGMTEEDGQQL; from the exons GTACTTTAAGGCCAGTACGTAGAAGTTTCTATGACCCCACTTCAGCACCAGGTCAGGGTTGGCTGTGGGAGTGGGAGAATGATGCGGGTTCTTGGACACCATATGACATGGAGGTGTGCATCGCCCTGCAGGCGGCACGGGATCGCCAACAGCCATGGTTGGATCTGGCACCGCTTGGCTTCTGCTACCTCGTGGACTTTCAAAGTATGACTCAGATCAATCAGCAAACACAGAGGCGCCGCCGCATCCAGAGACGCTCAGACATGGCCTATCCACTCGTCTCTGGGCCATTGCCGAAAGCCTCCCAAGGTTGGGGTGCTGGGCCTGGAGGGGCAGCTGGTGGTGGAGGCACTTCAGGTGGAGGTTCAACTGGAGCACTTCTGGGAGTTGGAGTTTCTGGATCTAGCTCAAGTGGAAATGGTGGTCCACTCTACCCTAGTGGAACACTTTCAATGTCATCTCTTTCCCCTCCTGGACAGCCGTGTGCCTGCCAACAGTGCATGCTTGTCTTGAGTGTGAAAGCAAATAGCATGGCATCACAAACCCTAGGACGAAGACTGCCACCCACAAAAGCACTCAGTCCTAAATCCAGCCGAGGGACACTTCCATACTCCTCTACAACCTCATCCATATCAAATTCATACTCACAAACACTTCCTCATGGGCTGTCCTTGAACCGCTCTCTCTCACAAGAGCCCAAGAATGCTGCTGCTTTTGCTCAGTCTTTGTCCATGCTCACCTCAAACACTGCCACTCTTTCACTGTCCTCCAATCGCCCCCCTCCTCCATCTTTGCCCCCTCCGCCACCTCCACCAGCATCCCATCAGCAGTCTTTATCCATGCCAAACTGCACCTCAACAACATCATCTCCATCAGTGCCAACTGCAACACTCATCACTGTGGCTACAAGCAGCACGTCATGTTCATCCACATCATCAGCATCAACAGCCGTTCCACCTCAGCGTTCTGCAGCCTGTGCCGCTCCTTTGCCTCCTCGTGCCAGTCTGGCAGGGCTGAGCCGGCCAGCGCTACAAAGAATTGCTATGGCACAATCCCGGGCACTCATCGCGTCTGG AGTTCCAACAGTGCCAGTGAAGAACCTCAATGGTTCCAGTCCCATCCATCCAGCTTTAGCAG GAATCACAGGTATTCTGATGAGTGCAGCAGGGCTGCCTGTGTGTTTGACTCGTCCTCCTAAACTGGTGCTGCACCCTCCTCCTGTCAGCAAGAGTGACATCAAACCCATCCCTGGTCTTGGACACTGTTGCCGGAAAACCACCAAAAAACAGGCTCGCAAAG GCAAGACTCCAGAGGAGGTAGTGAAGAGGTACCTACAGAAAGTCAGGAATCCTCCTGAAGAG GACTGCACTATCTGTATGGAGCCTTTGGCTGGCCCCTCTGGTTATAAAGGCCCAGGTGTGGGTGCTGTGTCCCGCGCAGAGTCAGTGGGTCGACTGACACAGTGCGGCCATCAGTACCATCTGCAGTGCCTTGTAGCCATGTACAACAATGGCAACAAAGACGGCAGCTTGCAGTGTCCCACATGCAAGACGATCTATGGTGTGAAGACGGGCAACCAACCACCTGGGAAGATGGAGTACCACGTCATTCCTCACTCACTCCCAGGACACCCTGACTGCAAAACTATTCGCATAATATACAACATACCCCCTGGCATACAG gGCTCTGAGCACCCAAACCCAGGAAAACCTTTCACTGCAAGAGGATTTCCGCGCCACTGCTATCTTCCAGACAGTGAGAAAGGACGGAAG GTGTTGAGACTTTTATTGGTAGCATGGGACAGGAGGCTGATCTTCTCAGTGGGTACGTCTAGCACCACGGGCGAGTCAGACACAGTCATCTGGAATGAGATCCACCATAAAACCGAGTTTGGCTCCAACCTTACAGGCCATGGCTACCCTGACCCCGGCTACCTGGATAATGTGTTGGAGGAGCTGAAGGCCCAAGGCATGACAGAGGAGGATGGACAGCAGCTGTGA